Proteins co-encoded in one Natrarchaeobius halalkaliphilus genomic window:
- a CDS encoding argininosuccinate synthase → MTRVALAFSGGLDTTVCVPLLEEEYGYDEVIGVTVDVGQPAEEFDEAEETAEALDLEHHIVDATDEFADLCFEGVRANATYQGYPLGTALARPVIAAAILEVANEQDCTGIAHGCTGKGNDQLRFEAVWRDSDLEVIAPVRELGLTREWEQEYADEKNLPVEGGSGGDWSIDTNLWSRSVEGDKLEDPNYVPPTEIYNWTDEPSGETEEIEIRFENGYPVAIDGEEYDPVALIEYLNELAGSYGVGRTDSMEDRMLGLKVRENYEHPAATTLLNAHEALEGLVLTQEEREFKQLIDQRWSKKGYEGLVDAPLVSALEGFIDETQTRVTGTVTIRFEGGQARAVARDSEYAAYSAEHASFDTESVGKISQEDATGVAKYHGFQRRLANSVIDAEDE, encoded by the coding sequence ATGACACGCGTTGCACTTGCGTTTTCGGGCGGGCTGGACACGACTGTCTGTGTCCCGCTGCTCGAGGAGGAGTACGGATACGACGAGGTAATCGGCGTGACGGTCGACGTCGGCCAGCCGGCCGAAGAGTTCGACGAGGCCGAAGAAACCGCCGAAGCGCTCGACCTCGAACACCACATCGTCGACGCGACGGACGAATTCGCGGACCTCTGTTTCGAGGGCGTTCGCGCGAACGCGACGTACCAGGGCTACCCGCTCGGGACCGCACTCGCACGCCCGGTGATCGCAGCAGCGATCCTCGAGGTGGCAAACGAACAGGACTGTACCGGTATCGCTCACGGCTGTACGGGCAAAGGTAACGATCAGCTTCGGTTCGAGGCCGTCTGGCGCGACTCCGATCTCGAGGTCATCGCCCCCGTGCGCGAACTGGGACTGACCCGCGAGTGGGAACAAGAGTACGCCGACGAGAAGAACCTCCCCGTCGAGGGTGGAAGCGGCGGCGACTGGTCGATCGACACCAACCTCTGGAGTCGCTCGGTCGAGGGCGACAAACTCGAGGACCCGAACTACGTCCCGCCGACGGAGATCTACAACTGGACGGACGAGCCGTCGGGCGAGACCGAAGAGATCGAGATCCGCTTCGAAAACGGCTATCCAGTAGCGATCGACGGCGAGGAGTACGACCCCGTCGCGTTGATCGAGTACCTGAACGAACTCGCCGGTTCCTACGGCGTGGGCCGAACGGACTCGATGGAAGACCGCATGCTCGGGCTGAAGGTTCGTGAAAACTACGAGCACCCCGCCGCGACGACGCTACTCAACGCCCACGAGGCGCTCGAGGGGCTCGTCCTCACCCAGGAAGAACGCGAGTTCAAACAGCTGATCGATCAGCGCTGGTCGAAAAAGGGCTACGAGGGACTCGTCGACGCGCCGCTCGTGAGCGCGCTCGAGGGCTTCATCGACGAGACCCAAACGCGCGTGACGGGAACCGTGACGATCCGCTTCGAGGGCGGGCAGGCTCGTGCGGTCGCACGCGACAGCGAGTACGCGGCGTACTCGGCCGAGCACGCCTCCTTCGACACCGAGTCGGTCGGCAAGATCTCGCAGGAGGACGCGACCGGGGTCGCGAAGTATCACGGCTTCCAGCGCCGTCTCGCCAACAGCGTCATCGACGCCGAGGACGAGTAA
- a CDS encoding 2'-5' RNA ligase family protein: MYSVNVPVPGRVRTLANDLYPDLVAFDTVRDDHSCLLKRFGDADHVARLQQRAHRALEGAPAVEARITGIEYFADPPLGSAPVVYLAVESPGLESIHADLATAFEVVDGLEGPDYVPHVTLARGGDEATAQRLAAREIEPITWTVSELEFWDGSYRLPVSRISLPA; this comes from the coding sequence GTGTACAGCGTCAACGTTCCGGTTCCCGGTCGCGTTCGCACCCTCGCCAACGACCTGTACCCCGATCTCGTCGCGTTCGATACCGTCCGCGACGATCACTCGTGTCTGCTCAAACGCTTCGGTGACGCCGATCACGTCGCCCGCCTCCAGCAGCGCGCCCACCGTGCGCTCGAGGGCGCACCCGCGGTCGAAGCCCGAATCACCGGAATCGAGTACTTTGCCGACCCGCCGCTGGGATCCGCTCCCGTCGTCTACCTCGCCGTCGAAAGCCCGGGTCTCGAGTCCATCCACGCCGATCTCGCGACGGCGTTCGAGGTGGTCGACGGACTCGAGGGCCCCGATTACGTCCCACACGTCACCCTCGCTCGCGGCGGCGACGAGGCGACCGCACAGCGACTCGCGGCGCGCGAGATAGAGCCGATCACCTGGACGGTCTCCGAACTCGAGTTCTGGGACGGCTCCTACAGGCTCCCCGTGAGTCGTATCTCGCTGCCCGCGTGA
- a CDS encoding TM2 domain-containing protein, whose protein sequence is MKHCLNCGDQIKAEAAVCPTCGFNQSDTLEGSHEDRAENEKYCVECGATINRQAEICPECGVRQPSASGSGDTDKIAAGVLALLLGGLGAHKFYQGRMKLGVLYLCFFWTGIPALLGLIEGILMLIADDDEYERKYADGGILGR, encoded by the coding sequence ATGAAACACTGTCTCAACTGCGGCGACCAGATCAAGGCGGAAGCGGCGGTCTGTCCGACCTGCGGTTTCAATCAGTCGGATACGCTCGAGGGAAGCCACGAGGACCGTGCGGAAAACGAAAAGTACTGCGTCGAATGCGGAGCGACGATCAACAGGCAGGCGGAGATCTGTCCCGAATGTGGGGTTCGACAGCCGTCGGCCTCCGGTTCGGGTGATACGGACAAGATCGCGGCCGGAGTCCTGGCGCTCTTACTCGGCGGCTTAGGTGCGCACAAGTTCTATCAGGGGCGAATGAAGCTCGGCGTGTTGTATCTGTGTTTCTTCTGGACGGGGATTCCGGCCCTGCTCGGACTGATCGAGGGGATACTCATGTTGATCGCGGACGACGACGAGTACGAGCGAAAGTACGCGGACGGGGGCATACTCGGCCGATAG
- a CDS encoding ATP-dependent DNA helicase produces MRFFPYEQPYENQREAMDRIYNALTRGQSILFEGACGTGKTLSSLVPALEVARERDKTVVITTDVHQQMRQFVAEARAITREEEIRTIVFKGKSSMCHIDVGYEECQALRDNTRAVVDAERDRNQLERRQRELLAESQQGDGGAADARSAVMDELANIEERLEDLEEQNVCEHYRNNLTEDTEEFFGWLFEDVRTPEEIYEYADRQEFCGYELLKEGIEGVDLVVCNYHHLLDATIREQFFRWLGRDPEDVIAVFDEAHNVEDAAREHATRTCSERTIDAAIDELSETDDPLADDAANVLSAFHRALVETYEESFGFGARERIDERWEDVPIANEDRRDDLTLEFLQRYSGRGIDVDLEAATKLGQTLDEEYEEAYREGETATRTECQTLQAAAFVSAWMNEGAKDGLYPVVSVTRDAGTDEVYGRAELYTCLPRQVTGQLFDEVYATVLMSATLQPFDVTEDVLGLEESVTMAYGLQFPAENRRTYAVETPPLFSSDRDDPAVQEAVTGAIHDAVRMTPGNTLAFFPNYGEASRYAGRLEQRDERTVYTDEPGTAVEELRASFVDDDDSILCTSLWGTLAEGVSFDGDDARTVLVVGVPYPHLDDRAEAVQDAYDGAFEGTDTGWRYAVEIPTVRKTRQALGRVIRSPDDVGVRALIDARYSRDAKADLGKYSVNGSFPHEEREELLDLEPEKLKFAMLNFYTDHDSYDGAVPSP; encoded by the coding sequence ATGCGGTTTTTTCCCTACGAGCAGCCCTACGAGAATCAGCGCGAGGCGATGGATCGAATATACAACGCGCTGACTCGAGGCCAGAGCATCCTCTTCGAGGGTGCCTGTGGCACGGGGAAAACCCTCTCGTCGCTCGTCCCCGCCCTCGAGGTCGCTCGCGAACGAGATAAGACGGTCGTCATCACGACGGACGTCCATCAGCAGATGCGTCAGTTCGTCGCCGAAGCCAGAGCGATCACCCGCGAAGAGGAGATTCGAACGATCGTCTTCAAGGGAAAATCGTCGATGTGTCACATCGACGTCGGCTACGAGGAGTGTCAGGCCCTGCGCGATAACACTCGGGCCGTCGTCGACGCCGAACGGGACAGAAATCAACTCGAGCGACGACAGCGGGAACTGCTGGCCGAAAGCCAGCAAGGAGACGGCGGCGCGGCCGACGCTCGCAGTGCAGTCATGGACGAACTCGCGAACATCGAGGAGCGACTCGAGGACCTCGAAGAGCAAAACGTCTGTGAGCACTATCGGAACAACCTGACCGAGGATACCGAGGAGTTCTTCGGGTGGTTGTTCGAGGACGTCCGGACCCCCGAAGAGATCTACGAGTACGCAGACCGCCAGGAGTTCTGTGGCTACGAACTCTTAAAAGAGGGGATCGAGGGCGTCGATCTGGTCGTCTGTAACTACCACCACCTGCTCGATGCCACCATTCGAGAACAGTTCTTCCGGTGGCTCGGCCGCGACCCGGAGGACGTCATCGCCGTCTTCGACGAGGCACACAACGTCGAGGACGCCGCCCGCGAACACGCGACGCGAACGTGTTCCGAGCGGACGATCGACGCCGCGATCGACGAGCTCTCCGAAACCGACGATCCGCTCGCCGACGACGCGGCGAACGTGTTGTCGGCTTTCCACCGGGCGCTCGTCGAAACGTACGAAGAGTCGTTCGGGTTCGGAGCACGCGAGCGGATCGACGAGCGCTGGGAGGACGTCCCGATCGCCAACGAGGACCGCCGCGACGACCTCACCCTCGAGTTTCTCCAGCGCTACTCGGGACGGGGAATCGACGTCGATCTCGAGGCCGCGACGAAGCTCGGGCAGACGCTCGACGAGGAGTACGAGGAAGCTTACCGGGAGGGTGAGACGGCGACGCGGACGGAGTGTCAGACCCTGCAGGCGGCGGCGTTCGTCAGCGCGTGGATGAACGAAGGCGCGAAAGACGGCCTGTATCCGGTCGTCTCCGTCACTCGCGACGCGGGAACCGACGAGGTCTACGGCCGTGCCGAACTGTACACCTGTCTGCCGCGCCAGGTGACGGGACAGCTGTTCGACGAAGTGTACGCGACCGTCCTGATGAGCGCGACGCTACAGCCGTTCGACGTCACCGAAGACGTCCTCGGGCTGGAGGAGTCGGTCACGATGGCCTACGGGCTGCAGTTTCCCGCGGAAAACCGACGAACGTACGCGGTCGAAACGCCGCCGCTGTTCTCCTCGGATCGCGACGATCCGGCCGTCCAGGAGGCGGTCACCGGAGCGATCCACGACGCGGTCCGCATGACGCCCGGGAACACGCTCGCCTTTTTCCCGAACTACGGCGAGGCGAGCCGGTACGCCGGTCGCCTCGAGCAGCGAGACGAGCGGACGGTCTACACAGACGAGCCCGGAACGGCCGTCGAAGAGCTTCGCGCTTCGTTCGTCGACGACGACGATTCGATCCTCTGTACGTCGCTGTGGGGAACGCTCGCTGAGGGAGTGAGCTTCGACGGCGACGACGCACGCACGGTCCTCGTCGTGGGAGTCCCCTATCCACACCTCGACGACCGAGCCGAGGCCGTCCAGGACGCCTACGACGGCGCATTCGAGGGAACCGACACCGGCTGGCGCTACGCCGTCGAGATTCCGACCGTCAGAAAGACCAGACAGGCCCTCGGTCGGGTGATTCGGTCGCCCGACGACGTCGGCGTTCGCGCGCTCATCGATGCGCGCTACTCTCGAGACGCGAAGGCCGACCTCGGCAAGTACAGCGTCAACGGTAGCTTCCCTCACGAGGAACGCGAGGAGCTACTGGATCTCGAGCCGGAGAAACTCAAGTTCGCGATGTTGAACTTCTACACCGATCACGACAGCTACGACGGAGCGGTTCCGTCGCCTTGA
- a CDS encoding IMP cyclohydrolase, producing MYVGRFVVVGPEVGAYRVSSRSFPNREISARDGALTVGPTADAPETDNPYVAYNCLRVVETPTGETVAFGNGSQVDPIAEKLELGYPARDALAECLLALDYEKDDYDTPRIAATISGDGEALVGTVRKDALLVETVDEPTLVATYEKDTPEPFEFDVETAGEAASEAYDLEFEHAVCAAGVSRTENGFVTALENGE from the coding sequence ATGTACGTCGGACGATTCGTCGTCGTCGGTCCGGAGGTCGGTGCCTACCGCGTCTCCTCACGATCGTTTCCCAACCGCGAAATCAGCGCCCGAGACGGGGCGCTCACCGTCGGTCCGACCGCGGACGCTCCGGAGACGGACAACCCCTACGTCGCCTACAACTGCCTTCGGGTGGTCGAGACGCCGACGGGCGAAACGGTCGCCTTCGGCAACGGCTCGCAGGTCGACCCGATCGCGGAGAAACTCGAGTTGGGCTACCCGGCCCGCGACGCGCTGGCGGAGTGTCTGCTCGCGCTGGATTACGAGAAGGACGACTACGACACGCCGCGCATCGCGGCGACGATCAGCGGCGACGGCGAGGCGCTCGTCGGAACGGTCCGGAAAGACGCCTTACTGGTCGAGACCGTCGACGAGCCGACGCTGGTCGCGACCTACGAGAAAGACACCCCCGAGCCGTTCGAGTTCGACGTCGAGACCGCTGGCGAAGCGGCCAGCGAGGCGTACGACCTCGAGTTCGAACACGCGGTCTGTGCGGCCGGCGTTTCCCGGACCGAAAACGGGTTCGTGACGGCCCTCGAGAACGGCGAGTGA
- a CDS encoding oxidoreductase — MAALEDPIEINGVEIPNRLYRAPLLECAGNGPDAVETLIDDLEPAAASGVGLICQGATIVRGEGGCAAPGMTRVHDPAFVSRLSRLTDRIHDHGSRIFLQLEHGGLRSMETWHAEYRAENPALGQLAVSEPPWQLRLLDRIGILSYDPHVLSTEEVYELAVDFGRSAAYAIEAGYDGVHLSGANMGIIQQFCSPFYNRRTDEFGGSPEARLEFPALVHDEIRERAGDVPLITKVPAETPAPPRPLVTRKLSLEDGVEMARRLERIGYDAVVPVETSVVWDMSVVRGEYPDRAWANEALREGYDAAFGGPGRRRLVSVGNRLESIVYDTESAWNESFCRRVRERVSIPVLAEGGIRERSTMDRLLGSSGNEGVRTGSSGAPPACEMVGLARPFYAEPRLGARLLEPETDETGVLCGSCNNCTVPQATGAPGICRTPSVLRRRGELERAGAYERQ, encoded by the coding sequence ATGGCCGCGCTCGAGGATCCGATCGAGATCAACGGCGTCGAGATACCGAACCGGCTGTATCGGGCTCCGTTGCTCGAGTGTGCCGGCAACGGACCGGACGCAGTCGAAACGTTGATCGACGACCTCGAACCCGCCGCCGCCTCCGGCGTGGGACTGATCTGTCAGGGTGCAACGATCGTTCGCGGCGAGGGCGGCTGTGCAGCGCCGGGAATGACCCGCGTCCACGATCCGGCGTTCGTTTCGCGACTCTCGAGGCTCACGGACCGGATCCACGACCACGGAAGCCGGATCTTCTTGCAACTCGAACACGGCGGATTGCGAAGCATGGAAACCTGGCACGCCGAGTATCGCGCCGAGAACCCGGCGCTCGGGCAGCTGGCGGTTTCTGAGCCGCCCTGGCAGTTGCGGCTGCTGGATCGAATCGGGATACTCTCGTACGATCCGCACGTCCTCTCGACCGAGGAGGTGTACGAACTCGCCGTCGATTTCGGTCGCTCGGCCGCGTATGCGATCGAAGCCGGCTACGACGGCGTTCACCTCTCGGGGGCGAACATGGGGATTATTCAACAGTTCTGCTCGCCGTTTTACAACCGACGAACCGACGAGTTCGGCGGCTCGCCGGAAGCGCGCCTCGAGTTTCCGGCGCTCGTTCACGACGAAATCCGCGAGCGGGCAGGAGACGTTCCCCTGATAACGAAGGTACCCGCAGAGACCCCCGCACCGCCTCGTCCCCTCGTCACCCGAAAGCTGTCGCTCGAGGACGGCGTCGAGATGGCGCGCCGACTCGAGCGCATCGGCTACGACGCCGTCGTTCCCGTCGAAACGTCCGTCGTCTGGGACATGAGCGTCGTTCGCGGCGAGTATCCCGACCGCGCGTGGGCGAACGAGGCGCTTCGGGAGGGATACGACGCCGCCTTCGGCGGTCCGGGACGCCGCCGGCTCGTCTCGGTCGGCAACCGACTCGAGTCGATCGTCTACGACACCGAGTCGGCGTGGAACGAATCGTTCTGTCGACGCGTCCGCGAGCGAGTTTCGATTCCGGTGCTCGCGGAGGGCGGAATCCGTGAGCGAAGCACGATGGATCGGCTGCTCGGCTCGAGTGGAAACGAGGGAGTTCGAACCGGTTCGAGCGGAGCCCCACCAGCCTGCGAGATGGTCGGACTGGCCCGTCCGTTTTACGCCGAGCCGCGGCTGGGAGCGCGTCTGCTCGAGCCCGAAACCGACGAAACAGGCGTTCTCTGTGGGAGCTGTAACAACTGCACCGTTCCACAGGCAACGGGCGCGCCGGGCATCTGCCGAACGCCGTCCGTGTTGCGACGACGAGGGGAACTCGAGCGAGCGGGTGCGTACGAACGGCAGTGA
- the cysE gene encoding serine O-acetyltransferase, which translates to MFGRLREDIRAMCDRDPAATGCLEVALCYPGVHAVWGHRVAHWLWNRGLRLAARLFAHVVRLLTGVEIHPAATIGQRVTIDHGMGVVIGETAEVGDDVHMYHGVTLGGDTNERVKRHPTLEDGVTVGANATLLGAITVGSGASVGAGSVLTTDVEPGATVAGVPARRLDD; encoded by the coding sequence ATGTTCGGACGGCTTCGTGAAGATATTCGTGCGATGTGCGATCGTGATCCCGCCGCGACCGGCTGTCTCGAGGTCGCACTCTGTTATCCCGGCGTTCACGCCGTCTGGGGCCACAGGGTGGCTCACTGGCTCTGGAATCGCGGGCTCCGACTGGCCGCGCGGCTGTTCGCACACGTCGTGCGGCTCCTGACCGGTGTCGAGATCCATCCCGCGGCGACGATCGGTCAGCGGGTGACGATCGATCACGGGATGGGCGTCGTCATCGGAGAGACGGCCGAGGTCGGAGACGACGTTCACATGTACCACGGCGTCACGCTGGGCGGAGATACGAACGAACGGGTCAAGCGCCATCCGACGCTCGAGGACGGGGTTACGGTCGGCGCGAACGCGACGCTGCTCGGCGCGATCACCGTCGGGTCGGGGGCGTCGGTCGGTGCCGGCTCCGTTCTGACCACCGACGTCGAGCCGGGCGCGACCGTCGCGGGCGTCCCGGCACGCCGCCTCGACGACTGA
- a CDS encoding rhodanese-like domain-containing protein: protein MERRKLLVSTGALAIGGVAGCLDGDDQPDESGETTASGSDEQPVVNGEAYPTMNYDDVDVPLAPLEDVYEWYDSDAVSVVDTRSEHQYEVSHIAGAALSPAPTGPDSDDPVEAWDEDGLIVTYCVCPHAMAVQRAAALIQDGYENVYALDEGFNAWIEAGYPLEGDDVDEELPAFDVQGRTDPAYEGEFVWIRDPVTGQREPGQIDADGRYEMTLYFTDVDDDTVLEVDGPEYTHELTLAEITSDVITA from the coding sequence ATGGAACGGCGAAAGCTCCTCGTGTCGACTGGCGCGCTCGCTATCGGCGGAGTCGCTGGCTGTCTGGACGGTGACGACCAGCCCGACGAATCCGGCGAGACGACCGCATCCGGTTCCGACGAACAGCCGGTCGTCAACGGCGAGGCGTACCCGACGATGAACTACGACGACGTAGACGTTCCGCTCGCGCCGCTCGAGGACGTTTACGAGTGGTACGATTCGGATGCCGTCTCCGTCGTCGATACGCGATCGGAACACCAGTACGAGGTCAGTCACATCGCCGGTGCGGCGTTGAGTCCGGCACCGACCGGTCCCGACTCCGACGACCCCGTCGAGGCGTGGGACGAAGACGGCCTGATCGTGACTTACTGTGTCTGTCCGCACGCGATGGCCGTCCAGCGCGCAGCCGCGCTGATACAGGACGGCTACGAGAACGTCTACGCGCTGGACGAGGGATTCAACGCCTGGATCGAGGCGGGCTACCCTCTCGAGGGTGACGACGTCGACGAGGAGCTCCCGGCGTTCGACGTCCAGGGACGAACCGACCCCGCGTACGAAGGCGAGTTCGTCTGGATTCGCGATCCGGTCACGGGCCAGCGCGAGCCCGGTCAGATCGACGCCGACGGTCGCTACGAGATGACTCTGTATTTCACCGACGTCGACGACGACACGGTACTCGAGGTCGACGGGCCGGAGTACACGCACGAACTCACGCTCGCGGAGATTACGAGCGACGTCATCACGGCCTGA
- a CDS encoding metallophosphoesterase family protein, with protein MKVGLISDVHGNLVALEAVLAEMPPVDEVLCAGDVVGYNPWPGECIDELRGRDVPTVMGNHDAAVVGDAPFRFSGMARAGVEHAESVLSGAQLEWLESLPIERTECDGRVKLVHGHPDDPDRYTRYTYPKEFSPRMLGDEDVLVLGHTHVQGASQYAEGIVVNPGSVGQPRDGDPRAGYAVVDLEALTVDTHRVEYDIEAVQSAVAETDLPEQIGGRLSRGK; from the coding sequence ATGAAGGTCGGACTCATCTCGGACGTCCACGGGAACCTGGTCGCACTCGAGGCCGTCCTCGCGGAGATGCCGCCAGTCGACGAGGTACTGTGTGCGGGCGACGTCGTCGGCTACAATCCCTGGCCGGGCGAGTGTATCGACGAGTTGCGAGGCCGCGACGTGCCGACCGTGATGGGAAACCACGACGCGGCGGTCGTCGGAGACGCGCCGTTTCGGTTCAGCGGGATGGCTCGAGCGGGCGTCGAACACGCCGAATCGGTCCTTTCGGGGGCACAACTCGAGTGGCTCGAGTCGTTACCGATCGAACGTACCGAGTGCGACGGACGGGTAAAACTCGTCCACGGCCACCCGGACGATCCGGACCGCTACACCCGGTATACGTATCCAAAAGAGTTCTCGCCGCGGATGCTCGGTGACGAGGACGTTCTGGTTCTCGGTCACACCCACGTTCAGGGCGCGTCCCAGTACGCAGAGGGAATCGTCGTCAATCCCGGCAGCGTGGGCCAGCCGCGCGACGGCGATCCGCGTGCGGGCTACGCCGTCGTCGATCTCGAGGCGCTGACCGTCGACACCCACCGCGTCGAGTACGATATCGAGGCTGTCCAGTCCGCGGTTGCGGAGACGGATCTTCCGGAACAGATCGGCGGACGGCTCAGTCGGGGGAAGTGA
- a CDS encoding DUF7554 family protein, with protein MIDSRGALEVETLLKIVLALVAVLLALQIVGIVVGWIAQLLTPILLLIVALVVVLWLYDRL; from the coding sequence ATGATCGACTCACGCGGTGCACTCGAGGTCGAAACGCTCCTGAAAATCGTCCTCGCGCTCGTTGCCGTTTTGCTCGCCCTCCAGATCGTCGGCATCGTCGTCGGCTGGATCGCTCAGCTGTTGACGCCGATCCTGTTGCTGATCGTCGCACTCGTCGTCGTCCTGTGGCTCTACGACCGGCTCTGA
- a CDS encoding DUF2085 domain-containing protein: MRVDTAEIRRGIAETRGFVLSHHLPEEYYRCYSPVVFGRQLHICARCVGIYPGILAGLFAYAVAPPPMTSVVLVALVPLPALVDWAVTTFTTRRGYNVVRTVTGSALGYGYGLGVGYVFVETNPFVIGVGVLYGLVAAVLLFRSNATDE, encoded by the coding sequence ATGAGGGTCGATACGGCAGAGATTCGGCGTGGAATAGCCGAAACGCGCGGGTTTGTGCTCTCCCATCACCTCCCAGAGGAGTACTACCGGTGTTACTCGCCGGTCGTCTTCGGTCGGCAACTCCACATCTGTGCCCGGTGTGTGGGGATCTATCCGGGAATTCTCGCAGGGCTGTTCGCCTACGCCGTTGCTCCGCCGCCGATGACGTCGGTCGTACTGGTTGCACTCGTTCCGCTACCGGCGCTCGTCGACTGGGCGGTAACGACGTTTACCACACGGCGCGGGTACAACGTGGTGCGAACGGTGACCGGATCGGCGCTCGGATACGGATACGGTCTCGGCGTCGGCTACGTATTCGTCGAAACGAATCCGTTCGTAATCGGCGTGGGCGTTCTGTACGGGCTCGTCGCCGCCGTCTTGCTCTTTCGCTCGAACGCGACCGACGAGTGA
- a CDS encoding helix-turn-helix transcriptional regulator: MDERGLRALVCVLVVLGCSVALVPSVSAAVVADAGMESPAYQELNESEQETEDDGAVNESDGADESNGTDDDGNESEQGQNESTALNESDQLDDADEVHIDVSLHENGSATFVVDYRFGNDSTENWEALRDDVEANSEAYAEKERNDWNEILVEGANETGRDMEISDVTVETDTSSAPRNMGHVEFTFRWSSFAHVELNRIEAGDALAGFTLVDDTTLQFFWPEEYAVREIDPSPDDPPDNSIFWDGDGTEFTDEQPWIVLIKNGGTADEAVEVTESPAMPWLAVLGALLLLAAAAAVGWLIRHRADGIGSNDDHSTGSSPPSTETREPIEPGERGTGPPSDLLSNEERVLQLLEERGGRIKQQEIVSELEWTEAKTSQVVSGLREEDEIDVFRIGRENVLAIPEDGDE, from the coding sequence ATGGACGAGAGGGGGCTACGGGCCCTTGTCTGCGTGCTCGTGGTGCTAGGGTGCTCGGTTGCGCTCGTTCCGTCGGTTTCGGCTGCTGTGGTGGCAGACGCCGGCATGGAGAGCCCCGCCTATCAGGAGCTAAACGAGAGTGAACAGGAGACGGAAGACGACGGAGCGGTAAACGAAAGCGACGGAGCTGACGAGTCGAACGGAACGGACGACGACGGAAACGAAAGCGAACAGGGACAGAACGAAAGTACGGCGTTGAACGAGAGCGATCAGCTCGACGACGCTGATGAGGTTCACATCGACGTTTCGTTACACGAGAACGGATCGGCAACGTTCGTCGTCGACTACCGGTTCGGAAACGACTCGACGGAAAACTGGGAGGCGCTGCGCGACGACGTCGAGGCGAACTCCGAGGCGTACGCCGAAAAAGAGCGAAACGACTGGAACGAAATCCTCGTCGAGGGAGCGAACGAAACGGGACGCGACATGGAGATTTCTGACGTTACCGTGGAGACGGACACCAGCTCCGCACCTCGGAATATGGGCCACGTCGAGTTCACGTTCCGGTGGTCGTCGTTCGCCCACGTCGAGTTGAACCGGATCGAAGCGGGCGATGCGCTCGCCGGGTTTACGCTGGTCGACGACACGACGTTGCAGTTCTTCTGGCCCGAGGAGTACGCGGTTCGTGAGATCGATCCCTCACCCGACGACCCACCGGATAATTCGATCTTCTGGGACGGAGACGGGACCGAGTTCACCGACGAACAGCCGTGGATCGTCCTCATCAAAAACGGTGGCACAGCGGACGAAGCCGTCGAGGTCACCGAGAGTCCGGCGATGCCGTGGCTCGCCGTTCTGGGGGCGTTGCTCCTCCTCGCGGCGGCAGCAGCCGTCGGCTGGCTGATCAGACATCGTGCCGACGGAATCGGATCGAACGATGACCACTCCACCGGCTCGTCGCCACCATCGACGGAGACGCGAGAACCGATCGAACCCGGCGAACGGGGGACCGGACCGCCGTCGGACCTCCTGAGCAACGAAGAGCGCGTCCTCCAGCTGCTCGAGGAACGGGGTGGTCGGATCAAACAACAGGAGATCGTCTCCGAACTCGAGTGGACGGAGGCCAAGACGAGTCAGGTCGTTAGCGGTCTGCGAGAGGAAGACGAGATAGACGTCTTCCGAATCGGCCGCGAAAACGTCCTTGCGATCCCCGAAGACGGGGACGAGTAG